The proteins below are encoded in one region of Amycolatopsis magusensis:
- a CDS encoding helix-turn-helix transcriptional regulator, translated as MLLERERELAAIDALLAGRGGALVVEGAGKSALLKSIRADGFRRLSAYGTASESMIAFAGLHQLLGPLAPEVESLAPVHRDAIHTALGSLDSPCTDLVLYTAVLQLFESISPLLVTVDDVDLWDQSSIAALLFAARRASSVAFVLTAREGWNPGLPSLVLPGLPYQAILTEPEVLPNESLAARLEAHSADAARRGGIASAATVLRAAARLSKEPERQRRSAAAAYLAWKSGQAELARTLVAEATPERHDPAVARTLDRLHGLIALGDGDQLSAHDHLLRAGPDPGLLFMAAAAAHHAGLPLEPIAARFTDPEFGEYAGLLARLTSLSADAHTADPWRLRSTAPASLRTSDAHQWLWPLVLSMSGPSARQAYDFGRSALDEFAVNGMHAVLTLPMLWLSELEFDLGHWDRAQARAEEGIRSTEDTGQRVRRADFHATLALLAAARGSAVACLRETTAARDLAVPLHNHLAASRATWAAGLFELSNGNSDAAAEHLSSITHHQVANLATADLIEALVRAGDPAEARRTLEAWRPWADRTTSPLVHARLARSRALLSDEDDTGKLFGDAESFGGDHPFEQARTQLLHGEWLRRTRRPSKARPLLRSALETFTRLGASTWAAAAEAQLRPTGGGRPRTGTALTDQELRVARLAAHGLSNREIGTRLFLSPRTVGYHLYKTYPKLGISTRSQLRALDLDRG; from the coding sequence GTGTTGCTGGAACGGGAACGCGAACTGGCCGCGATCGACGCCCTGCTCGCCGGGCGCGGTGGTGCGCTGGTGGTCGAAGGCGCGGGGAAATCCGCGCTGCTGAAGTCGATCCGGGCGGACGGCTTCCGGCGGTTGTCCGCGTACGGAACGGCATCGGAGTCGATGATCGCCTTCGCCGGACTGCACCAGTTGCTCGGCCCGCTCGCGCCGGAAGTCGAGTCGCTGGCTCCCGTGCACCGGGACGCGATCCACACGGCGCTGGGCTCGCTCGATTCGCCGTGCACGGATCTCGTGCTGTACACGGCGGTGCTGCAGTTGTTCGAGTCGATTTCGCCGCTGCTGGTCACCGTCGACGATGTGGATCTCTGGGATCAGTCGTCGATCGCGGCCCTGCTGTTCGCGGCGAGGCGCGCGTCCTCGGTCGCGTTCGTGCTGACCGCGCGCGAGGGCTGGAATCCCGGACTGCCGTCGCTGGTGCTGCCCGGCCTGCCGTACCAAGCGATTCTGACCGAGCCGGAAGTGCTTCCCAACGAATCACTGGCAGCGCGGCTCGAAGCGCATTCGGCCGACGCCGCCCGGCGCGGAGGAATCGCTTCCGCCGCAACGGTTCTGCGGGCCGCTGCCCGGCTGTCGAAGGAGCCGGAACGCCAACGCCGGTCGGCCGCGGCCGCTTATCTCGCTTGGAAGTCGGGACAGGCCGAACTGGCTCGCACGCTCGTCGCCGAGGCCACTCCGGAGCGACACGATCCGGCTGTCGCGCGGACGCTCGATCGCCTGCACGGCCTGATCGCCCTCGGCGACGGTGACCAGTTGTCCGCGCACGACCATCTACTGCGCGCGGGCCCGGATCCCGGTTTGTTGTTCATGGCCGCGGCCGCCGCACACCACGCCGGACTGCCGCTGGAACCCATCGCCGCGCGTTTCACCGATCCCGAATTCGGCGAGTACGCCGGGCTGCTCGCCCGCCTGACCTCGCTGTCGGCCGACGCCCACACCGCGGACCCCTGGCGCCTGCGGTCCACCGCACCTGCGAGCCTGCGCACGAGCGATGCCCACCAATGGCTTTGGCCGCTGGTGCTGAGCATGTCGGGACCGTCCGCGCGACAGGCCTACGACTTCGGCCGTTCGGCGCTGGACGAGTTCGCGGTCAACGGGATGCACGCGGTGCTGACGTTGCCGATGCTGTGGTTGTCCGAGCTGGAATTCGACCTCGGGCACTGGGACCGGGCGCAGGCACGTGCCGAGGAAGGCATCCGGTCCACAGAGGACACCGGTCAGCGGGTGCGGCGAGCCGATTTCCACGCGACGCTGGCGCTGCTGGCCGCCGCCCGCGGTTCGGCCGTCGCCTGCCTGCGCGAGACGACCGCCGCGCGTGACCTGGCCGTCCCGCTGCACAACCACCTCGCCGCCTCCCGCGCCACCTGGGCGGCCGGGCTTTTCGAGCTGTCGAACGGGAATTCCGACGCCGCGGCGGAACACCTGTCGTCGATCACCCACCACCAGGTGGCGAACCTGGCCACCGCCGACCTGATCGAAGCCCTGGTCCGCGCGGGTGATCCGGCGGAAGCACGCCGGACCCTCGAAGCCTGGCGCCCGTGGGCCGACCGCACCACGTCACCGCTGGTGCACGCGCGCCTGGCGCGCAGCCGCGCCCTGCTGTCCGATGAGGACGACACGGGCAAACTCTTCGGCGACGCGGAATCCTTCGGCGGCGATCACCCCTTCGAGCAAGCGAGAACCCAGCTTTTGCACGGGGAATGGCTTCGCCGCACCCGGCGTCCGTCGAAGGCCCGGCCCCTCCTGCGCTCGGCGCTGGAAACCTTCACCCGCCTGGGTGCCTCGACCTGGGCTGCCGCCGCCGAAGCCCAACTGCGTCCCACCGGCGGCGGCCGACCGCGAACCGGTACCGCCCTCACCGACCAGGAACTGCGGGTCGCGCGACTCGCCGCCCACGGCCTGAGCAACCGCGAGATCGGCACGCGGTTGTTCCTGAGCCCGCGCACGGTCGGCTACCACCTGTACAAGACCTACCCGAAGCTCGGCATCTCCACCCGCTCGCAGCTCCGTGCGCTGGACCTCGATCGCGGTTGA
- a CDS encoding DLW-39 family protein, whose translation MKKLLALAVVAAGVLFVVKRNKDAKAEADLWREATAPTGKPLGAVSTNGSAPTKTSDAANN comes from the coding sequence GTGAAGAAGCTGTTGGCGCTCGCGGTTGTCGCGGCCGGCGTTCTTTTCGTCGTGAAGCGGAACAAGGACGCGAAGGCCGAAGCCGACCTCTGGCGCGAGGCCACCGCCCCGACCGGCAAGCCGCTCGGCGCCGTCTCGACGAACGGCAGCGCTCCGACCAAGACCTCGGACGCGGCGAACAACTGA
- the mbp1 gene encoding microaggregate-binding protein 1, translating into MSNRDEQQEGVKGAVEDVKGRVKETAGTVLGNDDLQREGQAQQDKGQSQQEVADKEDELRRAKEKAKVDEARQRAE; encoded by the coding sequence ATGAGCAACCGCGACGAACAGCAGGAAGGCGTCAAGGGGGCCGTCGAGGACGTCAAGGGCCGGGTCAAGGAGACCGCGGGCACCGTGCTCGGCAACGACGACCTGCAGCGCGAAGGCCAGGCCCAGCAGGACAAGGGCCAGTCGCAGCAGGAGGTCGCCGACAAGGAGGACGAGCTGCGCCGCGCCAAGGAGAAGGCCAAGGTCGACGAGGCCAGGCAGCGCGCCGAGTAG
- a CDS encoding hemerythrin domain-containing protein — protein MSDDVVELILNDHRKFEELMRGLRDSTSDRAGLRDELAQLLVAHGEAEEREVYPQLEKKASDDEDVEHSEEEHAEINKALLEFLEVKDLDGDDYDEKLEELAEVLNHHVNEEEQTLLNDAREEVPSEERAKLGAAFLVARDTLLKTNCGRIENVRLVVEKTKDRID, from the coding sequence ATGTCCGATGACGTCGTCGAACTGATCCTGAACGACCACCGCAAGTTCGAAGAGCTGATGCGCGGACTGCGGGATTCGACCTCCGACCGGGCCGGGCTGCGTGACGAACTGGCGCAGCTGCTCGTGGCGCACGGGGAGGCCGAGGAGCGCGAGGTCTACCCGCAGCTGGAGAAGAAGGCCTCCGACGACGAGGACGTGGAGCACAGCGAGGAGGAGCACGCCGAGATCAACAAGGCGCTGCTCGAGTTCCTGGAGGTGAAGGACCTCGACGGGGACGACTACGACGAGAAGCTCGAAGAACTCGCCGAGGTGCTGAACCACCACGTCAACGAAGAGGAGCAGACACTGCTCAACGACGCACGCGAAGAGGTGCCGTCGGAGGAGCGGGCGAAGCTGGGTGCGGCGTTCCTGGTCGCCAGGGACACGCTGCTGAAGACCAACTGCGGGCGCATCGAGAACGTGCGCCTGGTCGTGGAGAAGACCAAGGACCGGATCGACTGA
- a CDS encoding DUF3566 domain-containing protein has product MTPSDKPENHGSNGTAAGPATPPWQRVAKDEGNGSAPAAPEPAVAAPSAATPSATPPASTPAPAQPTAAAGAPAPASAESGSEATVQQQWPGGGEAAQAQPAAAPPPVQYDHTPPEQPLATGSATSRLFGGGDSGQQSSGSGKRPAPTALRRPGRGPRRASLQIKRFDPWSVLKLSLVLGVAMFFVWLVAVGVLYTVLDGMGVWEKLNGTYTSLVQGEGTATAAEPLISAGRVFGIAAIIGAINIVLLSALATVSAFIYNVSADLAGGLEVTLSERE; this is encoded by the coding sequence GTGACACCATCGGACAAGCCCGAGAACCACGGATCCAACGGCACGGCGGCAGGGCCGGCGACGCCGCCGTGGCAGCGCGTGGCGAAGGACGAGGGCAACGGTTCGGCTCCGGCTGCCCCGGAGCCCGCCGTCGCCGCCCCCTCGGCCGCGACGCCGTCCGCCACGCCTCCGGCTTCGACACCGGCTCCGGCTCAGCCGACGGCCGCGGCCGGAGCCCCGGCCCCGGCTTCGGCGGAGTCCGGCAGCGAGGCGACGGTCCAGCAGCAGTGGCCCGGCGGGGGCGAGGCCGCCCAGGCCCAGCCCGCGGCCGCACCCCCGCCGGTGCAGTACGACCACACCCCGCCCGAGCAGCCGCTGGCGACCGGTTCGGCCACCTCGCGGCTGTTCGGCGGCGGTGACTCCGGTCAGCAGTCGAGCGGCTCGGGCAAGCGCCCCGCGCCGACCGCCCTGCGGCGCCCCGGCCGCGGTCCACGGCGGGCGAGCCTGCAGATCAAGCGGTTCGACCCGTGGTCGGTGCTGAAGCTGTCGCTGGTGCTCGGCGTGGCGATGTTCTTCGTCTGGCTGGTCGCGGTCGGCGTGCTCTACACCGTGCTCGACGGCATGGGGGTGTGGGAGAAGCTGAACGGCACCTACACCTCGCTGGTCCAGGGTGAGGGCACCGCCACCGCGGCGGAACCGCTGATCAGCGCCGGTCGCGTGTTCGGCATCGCGGCCATCATCGGGGCGATCAACATCGTGCTGCTGTCCGCGCTGGCCACGGTCAGCGCGTTCATCTACAACGTCTCCGCCGACCTCGCCGGCGGGCTGGAGGTGACCCTCTCCGAGAGGGAGTGA